The following are from one region of the Vibrio rarus genome:
- a CDS encoding alanine/glycine:cation symporter family protein: MTDIINLMNDLLWGSILVYLLVGGGIYFTVRLGFIQFRHFGHMFSVLKNSRKADKAGISSFQALCTSLAARVGTGNMAGVAVALTFGGPGAIFWMWLIAMLGMATSFAESSLAQLYKTKDQDGNYRGGPAYYMEKGLGMRWMGVLFSIFLIIAFGLVFNSVQANSIATAMNTAFGVEPLYVGIAVAALSAFVIFGGIRKIARTAELIVPVMALAYLALALFVMFSNIEKVPDVLALIFKSAFGLQEAAAGGVGYAIAQAMINGIKRGLFSNEAGMGSAPNAAASATPYPPHPASQGYVQMLGVFTDTIVICSATVAIILVSGEYIPGGEVTGIELTQRALSAEVGEWGGIFVAVAIFFFAFTSIIANYSYAETNLIFLEHNHKAGLNIFRVIVLGMVLFGAVSTLPVVWAMADVSMGLMAIVNMVAILLLSGIVVKLAKDYNQQLKAGKVPTFNAKDYPELHSQLEEGIWDDHEELKAQVERNK; encoded by the coding sequence GTGACAGACATAATTAATTTAATGAATGATCTTCTTTGGGGATCCATTTTAGTTTATTTACTGGTTGGAGGTGGTATTTATTTCACTGTACGCCTTGGTTTCATCCAGTTCAGACACTTTGGGCACATGTTTAGTGTGTTAAAAAACAGCCGCAAAGCTGATAAGGCCGGTATCTCTTCTTTCCAAGCACTTTGTACCAGTCTTGCCGCTCGTGTTGGCACAGGTAATATGGCAGGCGTAGCTGTAGCCCTAACTTTTGGTGGGCCAGGGGCTATTTTTTGGATGTGGTTAATCGCTATGCTAGGTATGGCGACCTCTTTTGCGGAAAGTTCTCTCGCTCAGCTTTACAAAACGAAAGATCAAGATGGCAACTACCGTGGTGGCCCTGCTTACTATATGGAGAAAGGCCTTGGCATGCGTTGGATGGGAGTCTTGTTCTCCATTTTCCTCATTATCGCTTTTGGTCTAGTATTTAACTCGGTACAAGCCAACTCTATTGCCACTGCAATGAACACCGCATTTGGTGTTGAGCCTTTGTATGTCGGTATTGCCGTTGCTGCGCTTTCAGCTTTTGTGATATTTGGTGGAATACGCAAGATAGCTCGTACCGCTGAATTAATCGTACCCGTGATGGCTTTGGCCTACTTAGCGTTAGCTTTGTTTGTTATGTTCTCAAATATTGAAAAGGTGCCTGATGTATTAGCACTTATCTTTAAGAGTGCTTTCGGTCTACAAGAAGCCGCCGCTGGTGGTGTGGGTTACGCGATTGCACAAGCGATGATTAACGGTATTAAACGTGGCTTATTCTCCAATGAAGCGGGTATGGGTTCGGCTCCAAATGCGGCTGCTTCTGCGACGCCGTATCCACCACACCCAGCCTCCCAAGGCTACGTTCAGATGCTGGGCGTGTTTACCGATACCATTGTTATTTGTTCGGCAACAGTGGCAATCATCTTAGTGTCTGGGGAGTATATTCCAGGTGGTGAGGTGACTGGCATTGAGCTTACTCAAAGAGCGTTGAGTGCAGAAGTTGGAGAGTGGGGTGGCATTTTTGTTGCTGTTGCCATTTTCTTCTTTGCCTTTACTTCTATTATTGCCAACTACTCATATGCGGAAACGAACCTTATTTTCCTAGAGCATAACCATAAAGCCGGTTTGAATATTTTCCGTGTTATTGTATTGGGCATGGTGTTATTTGGTGCGGTATCAACATTACCTGTTGTTTGGGCGATGGCCGATGTATCTATGGGCTTGATGGCCATTGTGAATATGGTCGCCATATTGCTGCTGTCAGGCATTGTGGTTAAGTTGGCGAAAGACTATAACCAGCAACTGAAGGCGGGCAAAGTACCGACCTTTAATGCTAAAGACTACCCAGAGCTGCACTCTCAATTAGAAGAAGGTATTTGGGATGACCACGAAGAGCTAAAAGCACAAGTGGAAAGAAATAAATAA
- the yaaA gene encoding peroxide stress protein YaaA encodes MLILVSPAKTLDFESPLATERYTQPEFISDSAKLVKVCKKLTAADIASLMKVSDKIAGLNVARFQQWSSTFTPDNSRQAILAFKGDVYTGLEADSFSEQDFDYAQQHFRMLSGLYGLLRPLDLMQPYRLEMGTKLANANGSNLYQFWGDKITDKVNEALLAQQDDLLINLASNEYFKSVKGKNVQGRVITPVFKDLKNGQYKVISFFAKKARGMMAKYLIQNQVDTLDGLKQFDLAGYYFSDTDSTPRELVFKRDQQ; translated from the coding sequence ATGCTGATTTTAGTTTCTCCTGCAAAAACATTAGATTTTGAGTCGCCACTGGCGACTGAGCGCTATACCCAGCCTGAATTTATTAGCGATTCAGCCAAGTTAGTGAAGGTGTGTAAAAAACTCACTGCGGCAGATATTGCGAGTTTAATGAAGGTCAGTGATAAGATTGCAGGACTAAATGTGGCACGCTTTCAGCAATGGAGTTCGACGTTTACGCCTGATAATTCACGACAAGCCATTCTTGCGTTTAAGGGGGATGTCTATACAGGGTTAGAGGCAGACTCTTTTTCCGAGCAAGATTTTGATTATGCGCAGCAGCATTTTCGCATGTTGTCAGGTTTATATGGGTTATTGCGACCTCTAGATTTGATGCAACCTTACCGTTTAGAGATGGGCACAAAATTGGCTAATGCCAACGGAAGTAACCTGTACCAATTTTGGGGTGATAAAATCACCGATAAGGTCAATGAAGCTCTATTAGCGCAACAGGATGATTTGCTGATTAACCTTGCATCAAATGAGTATTTTAAGTCTGTTAAAGGGAAGAATGTTCAGGGCAGAGTGATCACGCCGGTCTTTAAAGATCTTAAAAATGGTCAATATAAAGTCATCAGCTTTTTTGCGAAAAAAGCACGGGGCATGATGGCGAAATATCTCATTCAAAATCAAGTCGATACACTCGATGGCTTAAAACAGTTTGATTTAGCGGGCTACTATTTTAGTGATACAGATTCTACGCCTAGAGAGTTAGTGTTTAAGCGAGATCAGCAATAG
- a CDS encoding GNAT family N-acetyltransferase: MMLNTPRLVLRSWTALDFDPFVKMNINPNVMRFFPSTLTPLQSVASARHLSDELAEKGWGMWVVEEKASHQFIGMVGLQQRSEKEGILNHPFVEIAWRLSDRFWGQGYAPEAAKRVIDYAFEHLDISSLYSLTALCNLPSQRVMEKIGMWDTDFTFQHPKVSTDSHLSWHCLYKITREG, encoded by the coding sequence ATGATGCTCAATACCCCTAGACTTGTTTTACGTTCATGGACAGCATTGGACTTTGATCCGTTTGTTAAAATGAACATCAACCCCAATGTCATGCGCTTTTTTCCTAGCACCTTGACCCCCTTGCAAAGTGTTGCGTCAGCAAGGCACTTATCTGATGAATTGGCAGAGAAAGGGTGGGGGATGTGGGTTGTTGAAGAAAAAGCGAGCCATCAATTTATTGGTATGGTTGGATTACAACAGCGCTCAGAAAAAGAGGGGATTTTGAATCACCCTTTTGTTGAAATTGCGTGGCGTTTAAGTGATCGTTTTTGGGGGCAAGGCTATGCACCTGAGGCGGCAAAGAGGGTGATTGACTATGCCTTTGAGCATTTAGACATTTCATCCCTCTATAGCTTAACCGCTTTATGTAATTTGCCATCGCAACGAGTAATGGAAAAAATTGGCATGTGGGATACTGACTTTACTTTTCAGCACCCTAAAGTAAGCACAGATTCTCATTTGAGTTGGCATTGCCTTTATAAGATCACCCGCGAGGGATAA
- the srmB gene encoding ATP-dependent RNA helicase SrmB, translating to MLRTFAELELDQSLIKAIEEIGFERPTKVQSEAIPQALDGKDILASAPTGTGKTAAFVLPALQYLIDFPRRRGGPARVLILTPTRELAIQITEQAKELAKHTNMNIFTITGGVMYQEHADILSTTQDIVVATPGRLMEYINSERFDCRAIEWLILDEADRMLDMGFGPIVDRLSNECRWRKQTLLFSATLEGRGVEGFTADLLKEPAEIDAQPSLKERKKIQQWYHRADNAEHKLELLKHIITEQAERSIIFLKTRERLAELRQQLDSAQIPCSWIQGEMPQDRRNNAISRFRDGQVNVLLATDVAARGIDLPDVSHVINYDLPRTADVYLHRIGRTARAGKKGNAVSLVEAHDQAMIERVERYTKEAIKERFIKELRPKHKKPVTKKKKKKPAAKTASKAKKKKK from the coding sequence GTGTTAAGAACTTTTGCTGAGTTAGAGTTAGACCAATCCCTTATTAAAGCCATTGAAGAAATAGGCTTTGAAAGACCAACAAAAGTACAAAGTGAAGCGATCCCTCAAGCATTAGATGGCAAAGATATTCTTGCTTCTGCTCCAACAGGAACGGGTAAAACCGCCGCTTTTGTACTTCCGGCATTACAGTATCTCATCGATTTTCCACGTCGTCGTGGCGGACCGGCGAGAGTCTTGATCCTAACTCCAACTCGTGAACTGGCGATTCAGATCACTGAGCAAGCGAAAGAGTTAGCCAAACACACCAATATGAATATTTTCACTATTACTGGTGGTGTTATGTATCAAGAACACGCTGATATCCTGTCAACGACACAAGATATCGTAGTGGCTACGCCTGGACGTTTAATGGAATACATTAACTCTGAGCGTTTTGATTGCCGTGCCATTGAATGGTTAATCCTAGATGAAGCGGATCGCATGCTCGATATGGGCTTTGGCCCAATTGTTGACCGCTTATCCAACGAATGTCGCTGGCGTAAACAAACCTTGCTGTTCTCCGCTACCCTAGAAGGTCGTGGAGTAGAAGGTTTCACCGCAGACCTCCTTAAAGAACCAGCCGAGATCGATGCGCAGCCATCATTAAAAGAGCGTAAAAAAATTCAGCAATGGTATCACCGTGCAGATAACGCAGAGCATAAGCTTGAACTGTTAAAGCATATTATTACTGAGCAAGCAGAAAGAAGTATCATCTTCTTAAAAACGCGTGAGCGTCTTGCTGAGTTGCGACAACAACTGGATAGTGCGCAAATTCCATGTAGCTGGATCCAAGGGGAAATGCCTCAAGATCGTCGTAATAATGCCATTAGCCGTTTCCGTGATGGCCAAGTAAATGTATTACTTGCCACCGATGTCGCCGCTCGTGGTATCGATCTTCCTGACGTCAGTCACGTGATTAACTATGATCTACCACGTACCGCCGATGTCTATCTACACCGCATTGGACGTACTGCTAGAGCCGGTAAAAAAGGCAACGCGGTTTCTCTTGTAGAAGCGCACGATCAAGCCATGATTGAACGAGTGGAACGTTACACTAAAGAAGCCATTAAAGAGCGTTTCATCAAAGAACTTCGCCCTAAGCACAAAAAACCAGTGACTAAGAAGAAGAAAAAGAAACCAGCGGCTAAAACAGCCAGCAAAGCGAAGAAAAAGAAAAAATAA
- a CDS encoding tRNA1(Val) (adenine(37)-N6)-methyltransferase, with protein sequence MSNTTKNFQFKSFSIWGGNSGMPVSTDGVLLGAWSNIACSKKLIDIGTGTGLLSLMCAQRNPDIKITAIDIDEAAIASAHRNFAHSPWANRITLKHADVLEYAQNNPHLFDTIICNPPYFNSGEQASASQRAVARHTDNLPHLELLDCCEQLLTSTGKGSFILPTQEAEQFIDAATERHWQLTRLCKIKTTAKKNHSRYLFELQRTESKLPEMEPSELIIQQNGRYTAQFIALTQSFYLKM encoded by the coding sequence ATGAGCAACACAACCAAAAATTTTCAGTTTAAATCTTTCTCTATTTGGGGGGGAAATAGTGGTATGCCAGTCAGTACCGATGGAGTATTGCTCGGTGCATGGAGCAATATTGCTTGCAGTAAAAAGCTCATAGATATTGGTACAGGAACCGGTCTGCTTAGCTTAATGTGTGCGCAAAGAAACCCAGATATTAAGATTACCGCGATTGATATCGATGAGGCGGCAATAGCTTCTGCACACAGAAATTTTGCTCACAGCCCTTGGGCAAACAGAATCACGCTAAAACATGCGGACGTTCTAGAGTACGCTCAAAACAACCCGCACCTATTTGATACTATCATCTGTAATCCACCCTACTTTAACTCTGGAGAACAAGCCTCAGCAAGCCAGCGAGCCGTGGCAAGGCACACCGATAACTTACCTCACCTTGAACTATTAGATTGCTGTGAGCAGTTACTCACATCAACGGGCAAAGGGAGCTTTATCTTGCCCACTCAAGAAGCGGAACAGTTTATTGATGCGGCCACAGAGCGTCACTGGCAGTTAACTCGGTTATGCAAAATAAAAACCACAGCTAAAAAAAACCATTCTCGTTACTTATTCGAACTGCAGCGTACAGAGTCAAAATTACCTGAGATGGAACCATCCGAGCTGATTATTCAGCAAAATGGCAGATACACTGCTCAATTTATTGCTCTAACACAGAGTTTTTACCTAAAGATGTAA
- the brnQ gene encoding branched-chain amino acid transport system II carrier protein, whose translation MKNTLSTTDIIALGFMLFAFFLGAGNIIFPPMAGQLAGENLLPAMGGFLLTAAGLPLITVVAVATAGGTWEHLTSELPKKVAFVIAALIFIIIGPAFAAPRAGLVAYEMGVRPFLSQPNAMYLALFSLCFFVLAMALAWTQGSLLDTIGKILTPIMFLGLVLLSIAVVINPQGPIIHAQGDYMSQPFTKGILEGYLTMDTFASLMFGMLLVQAIHSKGVTERADVARYLIVAGVIAAVGLCLVYIALFYLGATSNSIAAGLENGGAILAEYVKALFGEQGQWVLSGIVLLACLTTAVGLISASSDFFSRHSKLDYKFWVVVNGSVCAFVANIGLAQLIELSIPVLFALYPIAIALVALTFVRQWLPKPQLAYRMVLSIAFLCALLDAAKVIGWDVSVFQFIPLFELGLGWVLPTVIAIVTMMFVGERNIALYQG comes from the coding sequence TTGAAGAACACCTTATCTACCACCGACATTATCGCACTTGGCTTTATGTTGTTTGCATTCTTTTTAGGTGCAGGCAATATTATTTTTCCACCAATGGCAGGGCAATTGGCGGGTGAAAACTTGTTGCCTGCTATGGGAGGGTTTCTGCTAACTGCCGCCGGTTTACCATTAATTACCGTGGTTGCGGTTGCTACCGCAGGTGGTACTTGGGAGCATTTAACCAGTGAGTTACCTAAAAAAGTAGCATTCGTTATTGCCGCTTTAATTTTTATTATTATTGGCCCTGCATTTGCCGCTCCCAGAGCCGGATTGGTGGCGTATGAGATGGGGGTGCGTCCTTTTTTATCTCAGCCAAATGCTATGTATCTAGCCTTATTCTCACTGTGTTTCTTTGTGCTGGCAATGGCGCTAGCTTGGACTCAAGGTTCACTACTGGATACGATAGGTAAAATACTGACTCCCATTATGTTTTTGGGGTTAGTTTTGCTTTCTATTGCTGTGGTTATTAACCCTCAAGGCCCCATTATTCATGCCCAGGGTGATTACATGTCGCAGCCCTTTACGAAAGGTATTTTAGAAGGGTATCTAACCATGGATACTTTTGCCTCATTGATGTTTGGTATGTTGTTGGTGCAAGCGATTCACTCAAAGGGCGTGACTGAGCGTGCCGATGTTGCGCGTTACCTTATTGTGGCGGGAGTTATCGCAGCTGTTGGTTTGTGTTTGGTGTATATCGCATTGTTTTATCTGGGGGCGACGAGCAATAGTATTGCCGCTGGGCTGGAAAATGGTGGGGCTATTTTAGCCGAGTATGTTAAAGCCTTATTTGGCGAGCAAGGGCAGTGGGTCTTGTCTGGTATCGTATTACTCGCTTGCTTAACAACTGCGGTTGGTTTGATTTCAGCAAGCTCTGACTTTTTTAGCCGACACAGTAAATTGGATTATAAATTTTGGGTGGTAGTGAACGGCAGTGTATGCGCCTTTGTTGCCAATATTGGCCTTGCGCAATTAATCGAACTGTCAATTCCAGTTTTATTTGCTCTTTACCCTATCGCTATTGCCTTAGTTGCGCTCACTTTTGTTCGTCAATGGCTACCTAAACCACAATTGGCTTATCGAATGGTATTATCCATCGCTTTTTTATGCGCGCTGCTGGATGCGGCTAAAGTGATTGGGTGGGATGTGTCTGTATTTCAGTTTATACCATTGTTTGAACTTGGCTTAGGCTGGGTGTTGCCGACCGTGATTGCCATCGTCACTATGATGTTTGTAGGGGAGCGAAACATCGCTTTATATCAAGGGTAA
- a CDS encoding phage integrase N-terminal SAM-like domain-containing protein, which yields MRGYSLRTEKAYLYWIKCFIRFNKLKHPKDMGPLFIAYYP from the coding sequence ATGCGAGGATATAGTCTTAGAACAGAAAAAGCCTACTTATATTGGATCAAATGCTTCATTCGCTTCAACAAACTAAAGCATCCAAAAGATATGGGGCCTCTTTTTATTGCGTATTACCCTTGA
- a CDS encoding DUF6236 family protein: MIGKGVVMSAYAVNVTDSKISISADITPESLRYFCLYWDEIALIDALPIQCELDEEKQLLNKAGILSLQTANNPNWEPSLGYVKWTGGGLYCDPRQQATMDPFGKQLVKYLQDDHFLLASEKMGGLIKKDPIKWTIHQNGSELILPKEHEVEQLTAKMELQNCLPVPRADISLETLLDFKCKRSDELIALNETLTDLYLKITNANDSNAARDFYVKKLNTAISDLHTVSGERFGSCNLANFQVSREFSMTTAIGGCTFAHFFDDPFIQLGAFIVGGAASSIKINTSKTKEHKDAIGSSELSYLSSINKCGITPS, from the coding sequence ATGATTGGAAAAGGCGTTGTAATGTCAGCTTATGCTGTCAACGTGACAGACTCCAAAATATCTATTTCTGCAGATATAACACCAGAAAGTTTAAGGTATTTTTGTTTATATTGGGATGAAATTGCACTGATAGATGCTCTTCCAATCCAGTGTGAATTAGATGAAGAAAAACAGCTCCTAAATAAGGCAGGTATTTTGTCCCTGCAAACAGCTAATAACCCAAATTGGGAACCAAGTTTAGGCTATGTCAAATGGACGGGGGGCGGTCTATATTGCGATCCAAGACAGCAAGCTACTATGGATCCATTTGGCAAGCAATTGGTGAAATATCTTCAGGATGATCACTTTTTGCTTGCAAGCGAGAAGATGGGAGGGCTAATAAAAAAAGACCCCATAAAGTGGACTATACATCAAAATGGTAGTGAGCTTATTTTACCAAAGGAGCATGAAGTCGAGCAGTTGACAGCTAAAATGGAACTACAAAATTGCCTACCAGTACCGAGGGCTGATATATCGTTAGAGACCCTTTTAGACTTTAAATGCAAACGCTCTGATGAATTGATTGCTCTCAATGAGACGTTAACAGATCTATACCTTAAAATTACAAATGCAAATGACTCAAATGCAGCTAGAGATTTTTATGTTAAAAAGCTGAACACTGCAATTTCAGACTTGCATACTGTTAGTGGTGAAAGATTTGGTTCTTGTAACCTAGCGAATTTTCAGGTATCACGTGAGTTTAGTATGACAACTGCTATAGGCGGTTGTACGTTTGCTCATTTTTTCGATGATCCCTTTATTCAGCTAGGAGCTTTTATTGTGGGTGGAGCGGCATCAAGCATTAAAATAAACACAAGTAAAACAAAAGAACATAAAGACGCTATAGGCTCAAGCGAGCTATCCTATTTATCTTCTATAAACAAATGTGGGATAACACCTAGCTAA
- a CDS encoding DUF6988 family protein, with translation MKIELAENWVKSYESLLNGLELEPEHKKVVPLALLQLALEHNAAIIKLISLGYHGSALALLRPQRDAFLRGIWMYRCASEDQLLKFMKGKEPPGIKVQLAQVEQTEGYRHGHLSQRMSEIKEFLHDFTHGGLYQSASRDKGHRIAGGHSEEQIQWLIKQSLMLSFLTTLEVCHIFNDAPRAHELTSIFNKLMEVHS, from the coding sequence ATGAAAATAGAGTTAGCTGAAAATTGGGTTAAAAGTTATGAGTCGCTCCTCAATGGTCTCGAACTTGAACCAGAACATAAGAAAGTTGTTCCCCTCGCTTTGTTACAATTAGCGCTTGAACACAATGCTGCAATTATAAAGTTAATTAGCCTTGGATATCATGGTTCAGCGCTAGCCCTACTTCGCCCACAAAGGGACGCGTTCTTACGCGGTATCTGGATGTATCGTTGTGCATCAGAAGATCAACTACTGAAGTTTATGAAAGGTAAAGAGCCTCCGGGTATTAAAGTTCAACTTGCTCAAGTCGAACAAACTGAAGGTTATCGACATGGTCATTTGTCTCAGCGTATGAGTGAAATAAAAGAGTTTTTGCATGATTTCACTCACGGTGGGCTTTATCAATCAGCTAGTCGCGATAAAGGTCATCGAATAGCCGGTGGGCATTCAGAAGAGCAAATTCAGTGGTTAATAAAGCAATCTTTGATGCTTTCATTCCTGACTACGTTGGAGGTATGCCATATATTCAATGACGCACCTAGAGCACATGAATTAACATCTATATTCAATAAACTGATGGAAGTTCATAGCTAG
- a CDS encoding YhfG family protein — protein MKYELLVLAAMTRLEAPNTQAIVAATGISERKVQSVVNSLVENLGLNIERKRQGRTFRFSINSWGVFETGKAIQSQLNDIDLVMPSNSILSSYEEKYAYFEQVKMDNFKESMRLEGHDVASDFDLSLDREEQRQILLNKYSNVNS, from the coding sequence ATGAAGTACGAATTATTAGTTTTAGCAGCAATGACACGATTGGAAGCTCCAAATACTCAAGCTATCGTGGCTGCAACTGGGATCTCTGAACGCAAAGTACAATCCGTAGTTAACTCATTAGTTGAAAATTTAGGCTTAAATATTGAAAGAAAGCGTCAAGGTAGAACCTTTCGTTTTTCTATTAATAGCTGGGGCGTTTTTGAGACAGGGAAAGCGATTCAATCTCAACTTAATGATATTGATTTAGTTATGCCAAGCAATTCAATACTTTCTTCTTACGAAGAAAAATATGCCTATTTTGAACAAGTCAAAATGGATAACTTTAAAGAAAGTATGCGTTTAGAGGGGCATGATGTTGCTAGTGATTTCGACTTATCACTCGACAGAGAAGAACAACGTCAAATATTGTTAAACAAATACTCAAACGTAAATTCGTAG
- a CDS encoding putative adenosine monophosphate-protein transferase Fic, with translation MADKYGTTQDPYTYKNSTVLANKLNISNEAVLEAAERDLTTLAAMYVEFQLPPYDFSYLRSIHHILFSDLFEWAGELRTIDISKGNTRFCNVARIEKEANNLFSMLEKDKYLVDLPYDEFLTKLAEYYCDINILHPFREGNGRAQRLLFEHIAINCGYNINFTGITSEQWVAANRHGYYCNYVPMKELFSVCVTKVEKRS, from the coding sequence ATGGCTGATAAATATGGCACAACACAAGATCCTTATACTTACAAAAATAGTACGGTTCTTGCTAATAAGCTCAATATCAGTAATGAAGCAGTATTAGAGGCTGCTGAGCGTGATTTAACAACGTTAGCTGCAATGTATGTAGAGTTTCAATTACCTCCTTACGATTTCAGCTATCTGCGTTCAATTCATCACATATTGTTCTCCGATCTATTTGAATGGGCTGGCGAGTTAAGAACGATTGATATTTCAAAGGGAAATACACGTTTCTGTAATGTGGCTAGGATTGAAAAAGAAGCAAATAATCTATTTTCAATGTTAGAAAAAGATAAGTATTTAGTGGATTTACCATACGATGAATTTCTTACTAAGTTAGCTGAGTATTATTGCGATATTAATATTCTACATCCATTCCGTGAGGGTAATGGTCGTGCTCAACGTTTGTTGTTTGAGCATATTGCAATCAACTGTGGTTACAATATTAATTTTACTGGTATTACTTCTGAGCAGTGGGTAGCAGCAAATAGGCATGGTTATTATTGTAATTACGTGCCGATGAAAGAGCTGTTTTCTGTTTGTGTAACTAAAGTCGAAAAGCGCAGTTAA
- the fldB gene encoding flavodoxin FldB, producing the protein MKIGLFFGSTTCYTEMAAEKIRDIIGSDIVDLHNVKDTPLSKMNDYEFLILGISTWDFGELQEDWGALWQDIEGIPLQNKYVALFGLGDQEGYGEWFQDAMGLLHKQLQPNKPHFLGYWPTAGYEFVSSKALTENGNQFVGLALDEDSQYDLSEQRIAQWCEQILTEYASAL; encoded by the coding sequence ATGAAGATAGGACTATTTTTCGGCTCTACCACCTGCTATACAGAAATGGCTGCGGAAAAAATTCGCGATATAATTGGCAGTGATATTGTGGACTTACACAATGTAAAAGACACCCCTCTTAGCAAAATGAATGACTACGAATTCTTAATTCTCGGTATTTCCACATGGGATTTCGGTGAACTTCAAGAAGACTGGGGAGCATTATGGCAAGACATCGAAGGCATTCCACTACAAAATAAATACGTGGCATTATTCGGCTTGGGAGATCAAGAAGGATATGGTGAATGGTTTCAGGATGCAATGGGCCTGCTACATAAGCAACTTCAGCCTAATAAACCTCACTTTTTAGGTTATTGGCCAACAGCAGGCTATGAATTTGTCTCCTCTAAGGCTCTCACTGAAAACGGCAATCAATTTGTTGGCCTAGCACTGGATGAAGACTCTCAATATGATCTCAGTGAACAGCGTATTGCCCAGTGGTGTGAGCAAATACTCACCGAGTACGCAAGCGCCCTATAA
- the xerD gene encoding site-specific tyrosine recombinase XerD, which yields MLNQNLIEQFLDSIWMEKGLSENTLASYRLDLSKLSQWLEQHDSDLTSVSYQSLIEYQSWLVEQNFAQSSRARMLSAMRRLFQYLYREKIRADDPSALLIRPKLAKRLPKDISEQQVENLLNAPNIDEPIELRDKAMLELLYATGLRVSELVGLTMENMSLRQGVVRVVGKGGKERLVPMGENAIDWIERFLVQGRSLLMGEQSSDIVFPSKRSRQMTRQTFWHRIKYYAQIAGIDSDTLSPHVMRHAFATHLLNYGADLRVVQMLLGHSDLSTTQIYTHVATERLKQIHQQHHPRA from the coding sequence TTGTTAAATCAAAATCTTATTGAGCAATTTCTTGATTCTATATGGATGGAAAAAGGCTTATCTGAAAATACTCTAGCGTCTTATCGTTTGGATTTGAGTAAATTATCACAATGGTTAGAACAACATGATTCTGATTTAACGTCAGTGAGTTACCAATCTCTCATTGAGTATCAAAGCTGGCTGGTGGAGCAAAATTTCGCTCAATCGAGTCGCGCACGAATGTTGTCAGCAATGCGCCGACTGTTTCAGTATTTGTATCGTGAAAAAATTCGTGCAGATGATCCCAGTGCTTTGCTCATTCGCCCTAAATTAGCGAAACGTTTACCCAAAGATATCAGTGAACAACAAGTCGAAAATTTACTGAACGCGCCAAACATAGATGAACCGATTGAACTTCGCGATAAAGCGATGCTTGAATTGCTGTATGCGACGGGATTACGTGTGTCGGAATTAGTTGGATTAACGATGGAAAATATGAGCCTACGCCAAGGTGTGGTACGGGTTGTGGGTAAAGGTGGCAAAGAGCGTTTAGTGCCTATGGGAGAAAATGCCATCGATTGGATTGAACGTTTTCTCGTTCAAGGCCGGTCACTATTAATGGGGGAGCAGTCGTCAGACATCGTTTTCCCTAGTAAACGTTCACGTCAGATGACACGGCAAACATTTTGGCATCGTATTAAGTATTACGCCCAGATAGCGGGTATTGATAGCGATACGTTGTCGCCACATGTGATGAGACATGCGTTTGCCACGCATTTATTGAACTATGGAGCCGATTTGCGAGTCGTACAAATGTTACTAGGGCATAGTGACTTATCTACCACGCAAATTTATACTCATGTTGCCACAGAAAGATTAAAACAAATCCATCAGCAGCATCACCCGAGAGCGTGA